One genomic segment of Myotis daubentonii chromosome 14, mMyoDau2.1, whole genome shotgun sequence includes these proteins:
- the CAV3 gene encoding caveolin-3: protein MMAEENTDLEAQIVKDIHCKEIDLVNRDPKNINEDIVKVDFEDVIAEPVGTYSFDGVWKVSYTTFTVSKYWCYRLLSTLLGVPLALLWGFLFACISFCHIWAVVPCIKSYLIEIQCISHIYSLCIRTFCNPLFAALGQMCSSIKVLLRKEV from the exons ATGATGGCCGAAGAGAACACGGACCTGGAGGCCCAGATCGTCAAGGACATCCACTGCAAGGAGATCGACCTGGTGAACCGAGACCCCAAGAACATAAACGAGGACATAGTGAAG GTGGACTTCGAGGACGTGATCGCGGAGCCCGTGGGCACCTACAGCTTCGACGGCGTGTGGAAGGTGAGCTACACCACCTTCACCGTCTCCAAGTACTGGTGCTACCGCCTGCTGTCCACGCTGCTGGGCGTGCCGCTGGCCCTGCTCTGGGGCTTCCTGTTCGCCTGCATCTCCTTCTGCCACATCTGGGCGGTGGTGCCGTGTATCAAGAGCTACCTGATCGAGATCCAGTGCATCAGCCACATCTACTCGCTCTGCATCCGCACCTTCTGCAACCCGCTCTTCGCCGCCCTGGGCCAGATGTGCAGCAGCATCAAGGTGTTGCTGCGGAAGGAAGTGTAA